The segment GGCCAGAGCCTTATCGCTCTGCTCGATTTCTGCGGCCTTCTTGTACAGCTCGTAAGCCCTTTCAAGCTCACCCTGCTGAACGGCGATGGTGGCCAACCCCAGATAGGGATCGGGATGGATGCCGTTGGACTGCACTGCCTTGTCGTAATACTCGACGGCTTTGTCCAAATCACCCATGAAGAGATAACACTCTCCAAGTTCCTTGTTGATTTCGTAATCAAGATGGCTACTCATGACATTCCCCTCCACTTTGGGAATCATCGGGTAATCGGTCCTCGGTGCACATCCTATTGCATCAACCGAGCCGACTACTCATCCTGACGCGACAGCGCCATACGCCAAGCTTTAGCAAACCCCGTGCCACAATGATCAGCCGCCGCCCCGCAATATAAGGAACGCGCGTTTACACTAGAGTGGGCGGGAACTTATCGCCGCCTCACGCCACAGGCAGACATCGTCAATCTTATATCGGCCGGAAAATCATGCCCAGCAACTCACGCATAGTCCCCTGACACCGTCCTCGTCTTTACACACCCTCATCCACCCCTCCCCCCTCCTCGGCTACTCCAAATAAATCTCGTTAAATCAGCTAGATGCAGCGTTTGGCACAAGGGTTGCTCAGATGCTTGCGATCCGAACGACGATTTGCACCAGGAAAAGCTTGCCCAGGAAGGGCGCGTCGTCCGGGAACCTAGGAGGGACGGGCATGAAAAGCCTTTTTGGAACTCATATTCAGTTAACGGGCAAAGTCCTGGACATGCGGCTCATGCGTCAAAATGTCGTCATGAGCAATCTGGCCAACATCACTACGCCCAACTACAAGGCGCAACGGCTGACCTTCGAAGAAGATCTGCAGTCCGCCTTGAACCTGGATGCGCGCGGCAAGATGAGCCGCACCGCAGGCGCTCACGTTCCCTCTGTATTTTCCAGTGACTCCTTCGGAGCGGACTTGGAAAAGGGCTTCAAGCATCGCGTCATTCACGGACAGGACAACGTCGATCTCGACAAGGAAATGTCCGTCATGGCCAAGAACACCTTGATGTACAACGCCCTGACCACTGTCCTCAAAAAGAACTTCGAAGGACTCACGACCCTTATTTCGGAGGCGAGTAAGTAATGGACTTCCTGACAGCACTCGACATCGGTTCATCGGCCCTGTCCGCAGAACGGACAAATCTGAATATCATTTCCATGAACCTGGCCAACGCCAAGACCACCCGCACCGCCGAAGGCGGACCGTATCAACGGCGCGGCGTGATCAAGGCCACCACCGACGTGGACGCCCGATTCTCCAGGGTCATGCAGGATCATCTGACTCGCGAACTGAAGGGCGTGCGCATTCTGGGCATCTCCCGCGATTCCGAGCGCATGAAGCAGGTCTTCGAACCCGGTCATCCCGATGCCAACAAGGACGGCTACGTGACCTACCCGGACATCAACGTGGTGGAGGAGATGACCAACATGCTCACCACCACCCGCTCCTACGAGGCCAGCGTGGCCTCCATCTCATCCGTCAAGGGAATGTGGAACAAGGCCCTGGAACTGGGAAGATAAGTACGAGCTTAAGGGAGAATAATCATGGCTATCAATAATATCGCAATGAATGCTTACCGCAGCGCCATCGAGTCCGGAAAGGTCCACCAGCGTGGTGCCGATTCCCTGACCAAGATCGGGAAGCAAGGCACCTCCGGGCACATGCGTGTCGGCAGCGGCAACAGCTTCGAGAAGACCGTCTCCGAGTCTCTGAAGAAGGTCAACGACCTGCAGACCGAAAAGACCAGCATGATCGAAGCCTTCGCCTCGGGCGAGAAGCAGAACGTGCATGAGCTGATGATCTCGCTGCAAAAGGCTGGGCTGGCCATGAAGATGACAAGCGCCGTGCGCAACAAGGTCATGGACGCCTACAGAGAACTCTCGAAGATGTCGTTCTAGCCCAGAGAACGTAGTCCCAACTTCAAGTACAACGACCAGCACCCGGAGCAGAATCCATGTCGCCCGAACTGACAAGCATCACCGAAAAGGCCAAAAACTTCTGGGTCAAGACCAACGTCTCCCAGCGTATCCTGATCGGTGGACTGACCACCACGGTCATCGTCACCTTCTTCCTGCTCATTTTCTGGCTCAACCAGCCGGACTATCAGGTGTTGTACTCACGCCTCTACCCCGAAGACGCATCCACCGTCGTCAACCTGCTGCAGGCTGAAAAGATTCCCTACAAGCTGGAAGACAACGGCTCCGTCATCATGGTTCCGGCAGACAAGGTCTATGACCTGCGCCTGAAGATCGCCGGTGAAGGCAACCTGCATGGCCAGGGCCTGGGCTTTGAGATCTTCGACGATGTTCAGGTCGGCCAGACCGACTTTGTGCAGCGCATCAACTACCAGCGAGCCCTGCAGGGTGAGCTGGCCAGAACCATCTCCGAATTTCCCCAGGTCGACCGGGCGCGGGTGCATCTGGTGCTGCCCCACAAGACCCTGTTTGTGGAAGAGCAGTCCAAGCCTTCGGCTTCGGTCGTACTGAAGCTCAAGAGCGGCGAGAAGATGGAGCCCAAGGAAGTCGATGGCATCGTCAACCTGATCGCTCTGGCCGTCGAGGGCATGGATCCCAACATGATCACCGTGGCCGACACCACGGGCGTGATGCTCTTCACCCCCAGAGGCCTCGAATCCTCCCAGGGCATGAGCAGCACCCAGTTGGGGCAGAAGGTCTCCATCGAGAACAATCTGGAGCAGCGCATCGAGCAGATGCTGATGCCGCTCTACGGCCCAGGTCGAGTCATCGCCAAGGTCAACGCAGAGCTGGACTTCAGCCGCAAGACCTCCCGTTACGAGGAATACGATCCCGAATCTGCAGTGGTCCGCAGCGAACAGCGCAGCGAGGAAACCCAGCAGGGCGACGCCAACATCCAGTCCGGCTCCCCGGAGCCGAACTTCCGGGGCGAGGGCGGTGGCCCGGCCACGTCCAACCAGCAGGGTTCGCGCGAATCCCGTACCACCAACTATGAAATCAACAAGGTCGAACGCGAAGTCATCTCGCCCATGGGTGAGTTGAAGCGCCTGACCGTTGCAGTTATCGTGGATGGCATCTACACTGAACAGCCCATCGGGGATGCGGCTGAGGGCGAAGCCACCCAGACCGAATTTGCCTTTACTCCGCGTAGCGCCGAGGAACTGAACCGCGTCAAGCAGTTGGTTGCCAACGCTGTGGGCGTGGATGATATGCGCGGCGACACCATTCAGGTCTCCAGCATCTCCTTCGGCGGCCCGGAAATGGAAATCAGACCCGATGTTCTGGAACTGGTCCTCGAGTACGTACAGCGACTCGGCAAGCCCTTCCTGAACGGTCTGTTGATCTTCCTGTTCCTGGTCATGGTCGTCCGCCCGGTAGTCATGGCACTCATCCGACCCAAGACCGAGGTCGAGGGCGTGGAAGGCATTGCCGGACTGCCCGAGGGTGAAGGCCGCATCGCACTCATCGAGGGCGATGACGAAGAGGATGCACTGGACGCATTGCGCAAGATCGACGATATTCGTGCCCATGCACTGCAGCTTTCCGAGCAGAACATGGACGGCACCATGGCAATTATTAAGAATTGGCTCAAACAGGAGGCCCCGGCGTAATGGCGCTCACCGGTTCACATAAGACAGCGATCCTGATGCTCGCCATGGGCGAGAAGTTCACGGCCGACGTCTTCAAACGCCTCGACAGAGCCGAGATCGCACAGATCTCCAAGGCCATGGTCGAAATGGAAACCATCCCCAAGGAACAGGTGGAGGACGTCCTGCGCGAGTTCCACCACCAGCTGATGGTCAACGCGGAAATGCTCATGGGCGGACCTGACCAGGTCAGAAAGCTGCTCATGAAGAACCTCGATTCCGAGACCGCGAAATACATTCTGGACGCCTTGGAACTGGATTCCGGCCCGGCCCCGTTCCGCGAGCTGGAAAACGTCAGCCCGCGCATCCTGTCGCAGATTCTCAGAAACGAGCACCCGCAGACCCTGGCGCTCATCCTGGGCCACCTGCATCCGGATCAGGCCGCCGAACTGTTGCAGGCTCTGCCCGCAGGCGTACGCCCCGAAATCCTGATGCGACTGGCCAGGTTGGAAGCCGTGGCCGAGGAGATGCTGATGGAAGTGGACAAGGTCCTGCAAAGCCAGTTGATCGCCATGGGCGGCAAGGAAGGCAAGAAGGTCGGTGGCGTCCAGGCAGTAGCCGAGATTTTGAACGCCGTGGACCGCTCCACCGAGGAAGAAGTCCTGTCCGAGATCGAGGAAGAATCCTCGCAGATGGCAGAAGACATCAGAAACCTCATGTTCGTGTTCGAAGATATCAACGCCCTGGACGACCGCTCCATCCGCGAGCTGTTGAAGGAGGTCTCCAACGAGGACCTGACCAAGGCGCTCAAGGGCTCCACCGAGGACCTGCAGGAGAAGTTCTTCAAGAACCTGTCCGAACGCGCCGCTGCCATGATCCGGGAAGACCTGGAAATCATGGGCCCGGTGCGGCTGTCCGAAGTGGAAGGCGCCCAGCAGAATATCGTAAAAATCGTCCGCCGACTCGAGGCCGAAGGCCGGGTCATGGTAGGACGCGGAGGCGGCGATGTCTTTGTCTAATGACAACGCCACACGCAACACGGGCCGGGTCATCATGGGCCTTGGGTCTCAGGGACCGATGGAAACATCCCTGAGCGAGCTTCAGGGCCAACGCGACCTGACCAAGTGGACCTCCAAGACCGAGGAGGAATACATGACCCGTGTGCGTGACCGCGCCACGGGTGCGGCCAAGCAGATCATCTCCCAGGCCATGACCAAAGCGGCCGAGTTGCGGGAACAGGGCAAGGCCGAAGGC is part of the Desulfovibrio ferrophilus genome and harbors:
- the flgB gene encoding flagellar basal body rod protein FlgB; amino-acid sequence: MKSLFGTHIQLTGKVLDMRLMRQNVVMSNLANITTPNYKAQRLTFEEDLQSALNLDARGKMSRTAGAHVPSVFSSDSFGADLEKGFKHRVIHGQDNVDLDKEMSVMAKNTLMYNALTTVLKKNFEGLTTLISEASK
- the fliE gene encoding flagellar hook-basal body complex protein FliE — its product is MAINNIAMNAYRSAIESGKVHQRGADSLTKIGKQGTSGHMRVGSGNSFEKTVSESLKKVNDLQTEKTSMIEAFASGEKQNVHELMISLQKAGLAMKMTSAVRNKVMDAYRELSKMSF
- the fliG gene encoding flagellar motor switch protein FliG, whose protein sequence is MALTGSHKTAILMLAMGEKFTADVFKRLDRAEIAQISKAMVEMETIPKEQVEDVLREFHHQLMVNAEMLMGGPDQVRKLLMKNLDSETAKYILDALELDSGPAPFRELENVSPRILSQILRNEHPQTLALILGHLHPDQAAELLQALPAGVRPEILMRLARLEAVAEEMLMEVDKVLQSQLIAMGGKEGKKVGGVQAVAEILNAVDRSTEEEVLSEIEEESSQMAEDIRNLMFVFEDINALDDRSIRELLKEVSNEDLTKALKGSTEDLQEKFFKNLSERAAAMIREDLEIMGPVRLSEVEGAQQNIVKIVRRLEAEGRVMVGRGGGDVFV
- the fliF gene encoding flagellar basal-body MS-ring/collar protein FliF; the encoded protein is MSPELTSITEKAKNFWVKTNVSQRILIGGLTTTVIVTFFLLIFWLNQPDYQVLYSRLYPEDASTVVNLLQAEKIPYKLEDNGSVIMVPADKVYDLRLKIAGEGNLHGQGLGFEIFDDVQVGQTDFVQRINYQRALQGELARTISEFPQVDRARVHLVLPHKTLFVEEQSKPSASVVLKLKSGEKMEPKEVDGIVNLIALAVEGMDPNMITVADTTGVMLFTPRGLESSQGMSSTQLGQKVSIENNLEQRIEQMLMPLYGPGRVIAKVNAELDFSRKTSRYEEYDPESAVVRSEQRSEETQQGDANIQSGSPEPNFRGEGGGPATSNQQGSRESRTTNYEINKVEREVISPMGELKRLTVAVIVDGIYTEQPIGDAAEGEATQTEFAFTPRSAEELNRVKQLVANAVGVDDMRGDTIQVSSISFGGPEMEIRPDVLELVLEYVQRLGKPFLNGLLIFLFLVMVVRPVVMALIRPKTEVEGVEGIAGLPEGEGRIALIEGDDEEDALDALRKIDDIRAHALQLSEQNMDGTMAIIKNWLKQEAPA
- the flgC gene encoding flagellar basal body rod protein FlgC → MDFLTALDIGSSALSAERTNLNIISMNLANAKTTRTAEGGPYQRRGVIKATTDVDARFSRVMQDHLTRELKGVRILGISRDSERMKQVFEPGHPDANKDGYVTYPDINVVEEMTNMLTTTRSYEASVASISSVKGMWNKALELGR